gtgactgtcgAGCTCGCATCAGACTGATGGacttgaccttgtcgaTTCGGAATTGTGGTTGTTCGGAGGGACCAGCTTCCTCACTGTTGGAAGGTTGCGCGGGTTGACGTGGTCGCGCAGTGAATGTCacctcttcatcttcgtcgtcgtcctcctccgacTCTGTATCATACTGGCCTAATCCAGACGAGTTCAACAGAGTGTTCATCAACGTAGTGGACGACAGAGAACTGCCCTTAGGTGGGGTGTGTGTGGTTACTCCGGTGGCAGATCGGGCCCGTCCAGCCGGAACACTGGGAGAATACGTGGTAGGAGTTCCGGGAGATTTGAGCGtcgacttcttcttgttgggaTGCGTAGAAAAGTAGTCGTCTGTGTCTGCACCAGGAGACCCAGTGGAGATGGGGGCGCTGGCAGGCTCCTCTCCATCAGGTCCTACAATTACCACACTAGGAGTCGGAATAACAACGGATGTTTCCTTCTCATCCGAATCATCATGTCCATCGTCGTTTTCATCTGCAGGATACAGAATTCGTTTTGTGGTGGGATCGTTGTCTTTGGGGAATCGCACTCGTTGTCGCTGTTTGTTGGCTGATGAAGAACGCGTAGCGACATGCTCATCAGATTGAGTACGCATCATACCGGGTCTTCCAGGACGTCCTCGAACCGGTTCTCCTCGCTGTAGTGCTTCTCCGATCGCCACATGATAGGACTTCGGTCTTGGGGGCGATGGTTTCTTGTCAGACGACGCCACGCCAGAGGACGGTGTACCAGCCTTTGAGGTCTCCTTGGATGATCCAGCTGAATGAGGAGGAGTTACGCCTGGGGAACTTGGCGACTTGGGCGACTTGGGCgacttggccagcttgcCGAGCTCAATCGCTGATGTGCTTCGTTTATGCAGCGATCCTTCCTGGCCCAGAAGACTCTGCGGTCTACTGCTGGCAGGGATGTTTGTGAAGTAGCCTCCCGCGGGAGTGGAAGATCCTAGACCTGGAGAAGAGGCTCCAGGGGTATTAGCTCGAAGAGATGCAAAGGGCCGAGCGTGTGGGTTGAATGCACCTGGAGATCTGCTTCGAATAGGTGCGTCATCTTCGACTGAAAGCAGTGAAGTCTGCGTCTTGGTTCTTCTGCCACGTCCAAAACGAGCCGGAGACGCATCTCGGGATTTTGGAGGTTCGCGAGATGCGTTTCGGGACGCCGCGTGGCTCTTGACGCCTGCGGTACGGCCCTTACGACCCTCCGGGGGTTGTTGGAGCACGAATCCTCGTAGTGACGAGGACGAATTTGCTGAAAATAACGGCGGTCGTTGGGGTGCTGTGGATGTCGATGGAGTTGTGGTTGTAGTGGCGGGTTTCTCGGGCGTAGCTGCCGGTGAGGGCGACGCTGTgtcttttccttttcctttaTCTTTACCCCTGTCTTTATCcatctgggttagtaagcGGTAGCAAAGGTCGTCGGTCTGAGCAGATCCTTTGGGCTCGGTCTTTCGGACGCGATTTGAACGCAGCAGACTGCTCAAAGTGGCATTTTTCAGCACGATCCACAGGGTCTGGAAGTAGCAACATCGGAGACACGATGGATAGAGCCAGGGCTGATCAGGTTTGACCTAGAGCTGGGTCTCTCACGCCGTCTATATCTGGTCACCACTCTGTAGACACGGCTACAACGTTTCAGACCGATCTATGATAATAGCTGGTGTTTCGTAAGGTACCAGCCGTTGCCAAGTGTCTTGTCATGCCGCGGTGAGCCCTCTGACAGCGCTTCTGTCGGGCTTGTCTCCTCCGATACTCACGATTCATGCTGTGCTGGCGATTGTGACGAGCCTAGGGAGAAAAAATCAGagtctgtctgtctttctgtaccaccaccaactcAACTGCGAATCCCAAACATTGTGGAATAGTCTTCCCCTTTGTTGTGCCGAGAGTTTAGTCGATAGAGTTAACGAGATGCGATAACAGTGTAGTCGATGGCTTAACCGGTTTGAGTGCATTAAGTAGCAATCTAGGATGAGGGGGTCTTTTGTGCAAGAAAAGTGATTGTGCCTTTGGTGGAACTTATACCAACGGAGTTTCAGATACCGACTATTCACCACCCCATTAACCATTCGTATGGGATCTACATCTCACGTCCCTTTCTACACGTGTAACGCTTCTTTATCCGTCttgaagagagagagagctgcGCATCTTGTAGCTAACTTTGTGCCACCATGGATGACGTCACTTTGACGACCGAGGCTGGCACTAAAACCGCTGCAACATGCAGAGTGGTGGTTGCAGttgcggtcacgtgagcgCACGGTAGTACGGAGAAGAATTCACACCAGGTAAAACCACACTCAACAATTCCGCGGCCCAACGAGGGGGTGGACATTACATTACATTGGTTGTTTTGGTCCCATCCCCCTCCCACAGCCCACATTCTCTCTCTAGTGCTGCTTTTactcctctctctctgctACAAGAAGTGCAAACCTTGCGTGGTCTAAGCTGTCCCAATTGGGATCCCGCGCGGCTTCTCGATTCGGCAGGGATAGTGAAGAGGGTCAAGGTGGGTCTTCCAGAGTCGGAATCTCGTTTTGAAAGGTCCAGTCGTCTTCTCCGTCTAAAAGTGACAAATATGGTCTGTCTGCCCCCTTCCCTCCCTTCTGTTTCACCGTTTGACAAGTCTCATTCGTGTCTCAGAGAAAAGTCAAGTTGGATTTTCAAGACCTGCATTTATCAGGTATCATGAAATGAAAAGTGCACTGTGACAAGTGCTAAATATCACCCAACTGGTAATTGGTGCAAGTGTACAAGTGGACTTGAACACCCGGGTCGCTGAGCATTTCGCACTATGGCCACATCGTACATTGGTCATTCACTTACCGGAACCCGTAATTCCACCCTGTCAACCGAAAGATCTACCGAGGTGAAACCGCTCTAAGGTGGATCCGTGTGCGTGTCCGTCTCATTTTTTACAGTAATGTGTGGGTAATTATAGCACACTGCGTAATTAAAAAGCAAGTGGCGTGCACTGCTCCGATCGTGCATACGACGAGACGAAATATGTCCAGTTTTGTAGGCACGTGACTAGATCTGGCAGGCGTCGCACTGTACCGAGTACCTTGCACTTGTCAGATATCGCCAGTGCGTGAAGAAATTGAAGCTACTAGGGCCTAACCATGCCTTGTGCACCGATCAGCTTCCCCACTCAACCCACCCCTCTTCAGACTGTAACTCTGTCTCTCCAACTCCGGAGGTGGGCTCATCTTCAGTTACCCCAGTAACGTAAAGGTGTCATTGCTGTGTCTTGGGCATCCTTTCAGTCCATTGCGTCCGTTCCATGCTctttgtattgtatgtgACTTCGCCCTCATTACAACCGCAATTAGCAAGTTACGAGCAGTAGAACTGAATCCACCTTGGCTGGGTGCTCTACTTACATAAGCACCATCAAGCTATGTTTCACGTCGCAGACTGAAATTTCGACTTGCAGACGAATCGATAATCCACTAGGCTCGATAGTATCTGCTCGGTCTGCTCGTTTGGTACGATCGGCGGTACCCACCGTGCACACCTCGTGGCTCCCTTGAAATCATGACCTCTCACGGCAACTCGGCAAACCGGGAACTGAGCTGAAAAGCCTAGACAGTTCTAAATTGCCGTTACTTTTTGGTGTCACTCAAACTCCATCTCCTGGAAACTTCACTAATTAACACCCAAAAACCTCTCAGTTGAATTGTGCGCTACCCGTGGAGCAAGTAATGCGGAGTTCAGACGGAGTAAGCGTCAGTAAAGACCTCATTGGTAACTAATGCGAGGCGCTATTCTTCAACCAACGAATTGTACTGACGATGGCAAGTACGAGCGAGTAGTAAAGCTTGATCCATTGTCTACTGTAGCGTACAGTCTTTTCCAACAGCATCTAAAGTAAGaacgtacgagtaccggtacCGAAAATGTTCTCACAATCAGTTCTTGCTATTGTACATCTCTTAATGCGCTGCTATATATAGCTGACATggctgcttctccagagtTTCCACGACGAGCATCGATGCTTGAGAGCTTTTACTGAAGTACCTACGATCGTGCGTCACCCGGTTTGTAGCCTTTTTCATGGTCTTCCCTTTAACCTACCGGTACGAGAACAGTAGCTCGTAGTAAtcaaggaggtgtttgATAGATTCGGGATATCCACAGAAGGTGAAACCACGGCGGAGACATTATTTCAGTCAAGCAACACATCTGTAGATAAACCAAAGCTACCACCACCTAGCCAGTTGTGTTATCATCATCTTATCACTGGAGCTGATGAAATTATGAAGTAGTCCTTACCAACGGCCTTTCGAAAGgagagtatgtacagcacaggtacaagtagagacATTCAATCATATCGTCGGTATGTTCCAGATAAATCAGACATGTATACGATATTTATACTGAACCTATGCGTCTATTTGATTCTGTGGTAGTGGGCTGGTTATACGGTTATACGGTTATACGGTCAGATCGTTCAGATCGTTCTATTCCGATAAAAACAAATAATTATTCAATACAATTAAATGAGCAGGGCAACCATGGCGACCATAGCGGCGACCACGGAGACGGCCTTGGAGGCAGCTCCGTTAGCCTGGGCAGGGAAGGTGTTGGGAGCCTGGGGGACCTGAGGGACGGTACCGTTGTTGACCTGGACGACGGGAGAAGTCTGGGGAGCAGCGGTGGGGATGTCAGACTGGGGGATAACAGTCTGGACGGTCTGGGTTCCAATGGTGACAATCTGGGTCAGGTGGATAGTCTGGGTAGACTTACCCTCAGCGGGAACCTCGACGGGAGAAGAGCCAGTGGGCTTAGCAACGGGCTTGGACTCAGCAGTGGGCTTGGACTCGGCAGTGGGCTTGGACTCGGTAGTGGGCTTGGAAACCTCAGAGGCAGGCTCAGACTTGGGGGTATCGGTCTTAACAACAACAGTTCCAGTCTTGGTAACAGTCTGAGTGgtcttgaggttggtggGCTTGAGAGGAGCCTCAGTAGGAGCAGGTCTAACGGGGACAGATGAGATCTTGTGGCACTTGGCCTCGGGGCAGATCTCGGTCACCACCTTGGTGGTAGTGGCGGTGACGGTAACGTACTCGACGGGGATGGTCTTAGAAACACACTTGTCCAGGGTGCAGTGCTTGGTGACTGTCACAGTAGGCTGAGGCTTAGAGACGCACTTGTTGTCCTCGCAGTGGGTGACGGTCTTGGTCAAGGTGGACTCGACGTGCTCGGTGGCCTCAACGGTGACAACAGCGCCGGAAGAAACACcggtggagatggtggagttggtgaAGGCGGGAGCAGAGGAGacgggagcaggagcagaagtGATGGGAGCAGAAGACTCGACAGCAGAAGACTCGACAGCAGAAGACTCGACAGCAGAAGACTCGACAGCAGCGGAGGTCTCAACAGGAATGGAAGACTCCACGGCAGAAGTAGTCTCCTCAGGcacctcctcaacaggAGCGTTAGCGTTAACTTCACCGTCCTTGGCGACAATGGACTCCCAGGTTCCAGAGTGGTCAGAGTAGGAGTACTCGGATCCAGTGGAGTAGTCCTGGACGTTCACAGACTTGACGTACATGGGGTAGGGGCTCTTGGTGTAATCGGTCTCTCCGCCGGCCCACTCAATGACGCCAGCGTTGTTGGTGGGGTCTCCTCCGGCCCACACGCCAATTCGGATGTTCATAGGAGACTGGGGGTATCCCTGAGAAAAGGTGGAAGGCACGGTTCGGACGGCCTCTCCGTCAATGAACCAGGTAAGGTCATCCTTGGTCCACTCAACAGTGTAGGTGTGGAACTCGGAGTTGGAGTTAGCGACGGGGTGGATGGCACCTCGGTCGTAAGTGGTGGTGTTACCCTGGATGTAGAAGTTAGTCTGTACGTTGTTagcatctcctccaatcCATTCCAGATCAATCTCATCGAGATCGTCGGACTGGAGAACCACAGACGAGATGATTCCCTGACCAGGGGCGGCCTGGACCACGGCCTCAACTCGGCCAAACATGATGTAAAAGTCGGACTGAATGGTGGGGTTGTCGCcctgctcaacaacagccaGAGAAACACCAGTGTCGTTGGAGTAGGTGATTCGGTGGGGCTTGAAGGAAGGAGGGAAGTCGTCGGAGGGACCCTGGGTGAAATCGAAGGACTTGGAGGTTCCAAGAGCCTTATCGGCGGGACAGGTCTCGTGCAGAGGGTTGCAATCGGTGTAAGTCTGGGCCATAACagacatggccaaggaggccacAACGGAAAGAGAAAGTCGCATAATGATTAATGAATGTGTACTAGTTGGGGAATCAAAGAATGACTAGGGTGAGTGAGACGGCCTGCTGgagaaaagaaggaaaaagcAGATCAATTAGCGCCCCTCGCTGTTTATATATGGCACATTGCTCGGACTGCATCATGTCGTATATTTCAGTGGTGCAAAATGTATGACTTTTTGGTGTTCTTTTAGTGTGGAGACACAGAGGGAAAAACACTATACAGTTTTTACTTTCTGCAGGAATGTTACAGTGCGAAGTAAAATGTGGTTCTAAAAAGATGAAgacagaaaagaaaaaaagataaAACGGCCAAGGGGAGGAGATTGTCTACAATTCAATCAAACATTGGTCATGGAAACAAGCGGTAAATACCTCCAACACACCAAATCACCGCCATCTCGTCTCCACATGTGGAACTTCAATTCCATCCATCGCCTCCACCCAATTTACCCCTAGATGCCGCATGTATTGTATCACCCGAAATGGACTATGCAAATATTAGCCTCGACTTTTTAACTCTGATGTGTCAAAAAAACGAGATCCATTGTCGATCGGGGGGGAGTGGTGGAGAGGCTGTGAAGAGTGTCGATCAAAGAGCTGCTGTCGTGCGTGTTCCGGGGGCCAGGTGAGCCTGAATGCCACGTGAATGGGACTCGTACTCCCTCGCAAAATTCTCAAGACCCCTATTTTCCGCATGCTGCATTCTCGGATACCAGAACACGTACATCCGCCACACGTTAGGGCTGCTGCATGGTAACGCACCCTGTCACGTCGATCGTCACGTTTTCATGCCCCACCACAGTCATACGATGGAAGAATGTGAGTGGTACCGGTAGGCTTAAAACAACAGATAAAACACCTCTATACACACAAAACGTCGCCAACACACACGGCATGTAACTAACCCACACAGATCTATGCTCCCACTGATCACACTCACCACCATGTCGCCAGTGTTAGCCGCTTGAACGCCTCGGTAGGCTCTAAACCGCGTCAGAGTTTTTGACACCAGCAGtaaacaaaaaaatcaaaccaAAACTCTAGCCTACGACATACAAATCGAGCTGGCCTTCTGAGCATGACAAGGGTGTCACCTGCAGAAGATTATCCATTGTCTCGTGACAAGACCATTCAACTTGTAAGTAAACaaactgtacttgtaccattACTGGAGTGTCTGTTTGACGTTCTTACATCCATCCATTCAGATGTACCTGGGATGGCGACCAATTCAACCCTTATTACTTCGTATAACCCTCAATGCTTGATACAAGCACCAATGGCATAAATTGCTATTGTTCAACAAATAATATCCCCCTATTGTACCCACCTCCGAACTTCCTGGTTAGGAATACAatattgtacatacggATACAACCGTGGTGGCGGTGACGCGTTTACGGTTTGAACAAGCAGACAAAGAACACACGAGCGACTTCCACAGTCGAGACGAGGGGGTGAAGAGGTTGTCACGTGGCCCCATCATAAAtggagctacaagtacactcgtacgagtacgtaCCGGTACTACAGTAAACAGTAGCTCTCATTTTATGCCTCCGGTTGTGTTAAGGTAGCCATTAGTGCAAATTATGCTCACACTCAAAAATGTGTCTAATCTCATTTTTGATGCCCGTGTCTCTGATGATCCCATGCAGAGTTTCATGTAAGCGTTCTGGCGAGGATCGGATCTATTTGTTATACAAcattctccttctctcgcaCTGTTGATGCAAGGGTGTATTATGACACCATTTGTGGGTGAGGATGAGCGAAGGTGTTTATCCACGAATATCCCACGTGAGTGCACGATACCAGCAGTGTATAATACTGGCTGCTGTGTCTCTAACAACGAGTACAATTGAGAATCGTTGTTCAGGATAGATTTCTAGCTGTTGCTAGGATTGATCAAGACGATGTCTTACTGTTTATTATATTCATTGTTCGTTCCGAGTGTTCATTTACGAGCTGCGAGTGAAATAATTACAGTAATACGactatcgtacatactcgtactggaACTTGTCcagtgcaagtactgtacgagcAGTAAAGTAGATATCCCAGGGGTAATGGACGACAGTGCGatgtcatcatcaacaatCTGTCAACATCGCCCATCTTGGACCATCAAAACAAGACAACTTTGAGCTGCACGTCGCCTAACGTTGGTTTGGTGGTATAGAAGTATGTACTAATTATGATACTGGTACCGACGCCATTTCGGTATACGGTTGGGGACGTGCCATAATGGGAAATGGTGTACTCTCTGTGATTCGAAGAGCTGGCATCAAGGGATTCTTTGGTAAATTAAATATATTTTGACAAGCCGTTGAGCTGCAGCTTGAGACACGTGACAAACAGTTCGACTACAATTGTAGCTAAATACTGTCTCGCATTTGTAATGGTTCAGACAGATGACACTGACAGACGGATCAGAGTGGGACGCGTTATACTGTAAAAAGGCGACTAAAAAATGCGGCTAAAAGTCTTGGTAGGGGCAGGCGAGATGTAATCACCTCTTACTCTTAACCTGTTCAGCACATGAATGCAGTGGGAGGTACACTAGTTTCTAGTGTGGTCACTACAATGTAGTAATTGTGGGAAAAGAAGAGTCAGAGCTATCTTCCAGCAACTACTGTAATAAAGAGTATAGAACCGTCGGAGAGTATTATAGTCACTActgtatactgtacataaTCAGACTGACTAAAAACAATGCAAAATGCTGCACTTCGCTCTCCGCATATAAGATATCCCTCTAATCAACTTCCCTCAACCACCATGTCTCATCACTGTTTCACCCTGCCCGAGTGCGGACCTAAATATTAAATGATTAGTATGGTTAGTTAGGACAGACACAAGAGCTATAATGACCAATCAATTGAAAAGGTATAAACATAGATTTTGTTTCCATTAGTTTCTCCCCCCATCGAAGTGTTTCTTCATGCAATTCTCCGCTTCGTGACTTCTGTGTCTTCCCCCCCCCATATATTGGTTCAACTAAGCCCACTAAAACACTAACTGACACTCCCCCGCACCCCACCCCACACCCTAGAAGTACATTGCCCACGCTACAACATCCCTCAGGACAACTGCGAATACCACGATCATGTCACTCGAAAACCCCAACACGCTGCCGTTCAACGACCCCGAAACGAGCCCCAAAACAGCACTCGTCACAGGCGCCTCCTCGGGAATCGGATGGTACACCACCCTCCACCTGTACATGCACGGCTGGGACGTGTTTCTGGGAGTGCGAAACGTGCTCAAGGGCCAGAAGGCGATCGACGACATCAAGGCTGAGGCTCAGAAGCGCCAGCTGGACGGGTCTATTCCCGCAACTGCCAAATTCGGCCAATTGGCAATCGTGGAAATGGATCTACTTGATATCAAGTCgctggacaaggtggaAGCTCAACTTCAGAATACTGAGAAGCTCGATCTGCTCATCCACAATGCCGGCATCATGGCTGTTCCCCGAGAAAACTCCAAGGATGGATGGGAGGTGCAAAT
This genomic interval from Yarrowia lipolytica chromosome 1E, complete sequence contains the following:
- a CDS encoding uncharacterized protein (Compare to YALI0E24673g, weakly similar to uniprot|P53301 Saccharomyces cerevisiae YGR189c CRH1), yielding MRLSLSVVASLAMSVMAQTYTDCNPLHETCPADKALGTSKSFDFTQGPSDDFPPSFKPHRITYSNDTGVSLAVVEQGDNPTIQSDFYIMFGRVEAVVQAAPGQGIISSVVLQSDDLDEIDLEWIGGDANNVQTNFYIQGNTTTYDRGAIHPVANSNSEFHTYTVEWTKDDLTWFIDGEAVRTVPSTFSQGYPQSPMNIRIGVWAGGDPTNNAGVIEWAGGETDYTKSPYPMYVKSVNVQDYSTGSEYSYSDHSGTWESIVAKDGEVNANAPVEEVPEETTSAVESSIPVETSAAVESSAVESSAVESSAVESSAPITSAPAPVSSAPAFTNSTISTGVSSGAVVTVEATEHVESTLTKTVTHCEDNKCVSKPQPTVTVTKHCTLDKCVSKTIPVEYVTVTATTTKVVTEICPEAKCHKISSVPVRPAPTEAPLKPTNLKTTQTVTKTGTVVVKTDTPKSEPASEVSKPTTESKPTAESKPTAESKPVAKPTGSSPVEVPAEGKSTQTIHLTQIVTIGTQTVQTVIPQSDIPTAAPQTSPVVQVNNGTVPQVPQAPNTFPAQANGAASKAVSVVAAMVAMVALLI